Proteins from a single region of Runella sp. SP2:
- a CDS encoding phage holin family protein — MTSLIIRLIISTVVVIVSSRVLQGFYVDTLTTSVIVAIVMGLLNTFVKPVLQLLSIPITILTLGLFYFIINIALVYLCAYLVDGFSVSSITAAFLFSVGLSLIQWIAGWFLD; from the coding sequence ATGACTAGTCTGATTATTCGACTCATTATCAGCACCGTTGTGGTGATTGTTTCGAGCCGCGTGCTACAAGGGTTTTACGTAGATACGCTCACTACGTCCGTAATTGTCGCGATTGTGATGGGACTCCTCAACACCTTTGTAAAGCCCGTTTTACAGCTTTTGTCTATCCCCATTACCATCCTGACTTTGGGGTTATTTTACTTTATCATCAACATCGCCCTTGTTTACCTTTGCGCTTATTTGGTTGATGGTTTCAGCGTATCAAGCATTACAGCAGCTTTTTTATTTAGCGTAGGTTTATCATTAATTCAATGGATTGCAGGTTGGTTTTTGGACTAA
- a CDS encoding ABC transporter ATP-binding protein codes for MAKGRGTGTELSPEDKKRKLTKESLQKTLKIFRFILPYRSTFIVGILFLFLSLTTNLLFPKLIGEITAVIEGKSSYTINQVVLVLVGVLILQSVFSFGRIFFFSIVSEKSMADIRRTVYSKIISLPVSFFEQRRVGELMSRITSDVQSLQDVLSFTLAELFRSLATVVVGIGIICFISWKLTIFMLATFPVAIVIAIVFGRFIRKLSKKAQDELAAANVIVEETLQSVNVVKAFTNERLEVQRYGKALDNVVVAALKAGRFRGGFVSFIIFALFGGIIGVVWYGATLVQSGEMPLSELMTFILYTMFIGGSIGGLGDMYAQIQKTLGASERLLEILDEQSEVEIESSKAVVPVSGTISFQNVKFTYPTRPDVTVLKDISLEVAAGRKIALVGYSGAGKSTIVQLLMRYYQPVGGKVLVDGQDIQGLDITAYRQNIAVVPQEVMLFGGTIRENIAYGKPNATEEEVREAARKANALDFILSFPEGLETVVGERGIKLSGGQRQRIAIARAILKDPKILILDEATSSLDAESEKLVQEALDGLMQNRTTIIIAHRLATVRNVDCIYVIKDGTILESGTHDELALNEEGLYANLIKLQFDSANLAVS; via the coding sequence ATGGCTAAAGGCAGAGGAACGGGCACCGAGTTGTCGCCCGAAGATAAAAAACGTAAACTCACCAAAGAGAGCCTCCAAAAAACACTAAAGATATTTCGATTCATTCTTCCCTATCGAAGCACCTTTATCGTCGGCATTTTATTCTTGTTTTTATCCCTAACCACCAACTTACTTTTCCCAAAACTAATTGGGGAAATAACGGCGGTGATTGAAGGAAAATCGTCGTACACCATCAATCAGGTGGTACTTGTACTTGTAGGGGTTTTAATTCTGCAATCTGTATTCTCATTTGGGCGCATCTTTTTCTTCTCGATTGTCAGCGAAAAAAGCATGGCCGATATTCGTCGGACGGTATATAGCAAAATCATATCGCTGCCTGTTTCTTTCTTTGAACAACGGCGCGTGGGCGAGCTAATGAGTCGCATTACGTCCGACGTTCAATCCTTGCAAGACGTTCTCTCGTTTACCCTTGCGGAACTGTTCCGTTCGCTCGCCACGGTGGTTGTGGGTATTGGCATCATTTGCTTCATTTCGTGGAAATTGACTATTTTCATGTTGGCTACTTTCCCCGTAGCGATTGTGATTGCGATTGTGTTTGGGCGTTTTATTCGCAAACTTTCTAAAAAAGCCCAAGACGAATTGGCCGCCGCCAACGTCATTGTGGAAGAAACGCTGCAATCAGTCAACGTAGTAAAGGCTTTTACCAACGAACGCCTTGAGGTTCAACGCTATGGCAAAGCCCTCGACAACGTAGTTGTGGCTGCGCTCAAAGCGGGACGCTTCCGTGGTGGGTTCGTTTCGTTTATTATTTTTGCGTTGTTTGGTGGTATCATCGGTGTAGTTTGGTACGGTGCTACGCTCGTTCAAAGCGGCGAAATGCCACTCTCAGAGCTTATGACCTTTATTTTATATACCATGTTTATTGGTGGATCGATTGGTGGCTTGGGAGATATGTACGCCCAAATCCAAAAAACCTTGGGTGCTTCGGAGCGTCTATTGGAGATTTTGGACGAACAATCGGAAGTAGAAATTGAGTCGTCCAAAGCGGTTGTCCCCGTAAGCGGTACGATTTCGTTCCAAAACGTTAAATTCACCTACCCCACTCGTCCCGACGTAACGGTATTGAAAGATATTTCGCTTGAGGTGGCCGCAGGTCGTAAAATTGCGCTGGTGGGCTACAGCGGGGCTGGGAAGTCAACGATTGTTCAATTATTGATGCGTTATTATCAGCCCGTTGGCGGAAAAGTATTGGTCGATGGACAAGACATTCAAGGACTTGACATCACGGCTTACCGCCAAAACATCGCCGTAGTTCCGCAAGAAGTGATGCTATTTGGCGGAACCATTCGTGAAAATATTGCCTACGGAAAACCCAATGCCACCGAGGAAGAAGTCCGCGAAGCTGCCCGCAAAGCCAACGCTTTAGACTTTATTTTGTCTTTCCCTGAAGGTTTAGAAACGGTTGTAGGCGAACGTGGAATAAAACTTTCGGGTGGACAACGGCAGCGCATTGCCATTGCACGCGCTATTTTGAAAGACCCTAAAATCTTGATTTTGGACGAAGCGACCAGTTCGCTCGATGCGGAGTCGGAAAAATTGGTGCAGGAAGCCCTCGACGGATTGATGCAAAACCGAACGACAATTATTATTGCGCACCGTTTGGCGACGGTTCGCAACGTGGACTGCATTTATGTCATCAAAGATGGTACTATTTTAGAATCAGGTACGCACGACGAACTTGCCCTCAACGAAGAGGGTCTCTACGCCAATCTCATCAAGTTGCAGTTCGATTCGGCTAACCTTGCAGTTTCTTAA
- a CDS encoding gliding motility protein — MKAAIYSFIVLIAFGLGFSACEEKPQEVPVGIRRLEKEIFAAKSPADLSLLLQKNPILRDYFGLPSGVADSMITNQLYQNISNRDLQQFSQELQTQFADLTFLQTQLQQAFGQIKASYPDFKAPEIVTTITGFMGTDLYVSDSIIVIGLDYFGGPKAKYRPQLFDYQLRRYQKEYIAPGILFFISQKYNKVPNEDKTLLADMIWYGKGFEFVKHVSPETPDSLIIGYSGEQLTDVYASQQDIWAYFLDRQLLYQTRDAEKERFISERPATPEISQYCPGGIARWVGWRIVGAYLHKKSNTTLAELMANTNVRQIFEEANYKGQKDEE, encoded by the coding sequence ATGAAAGCAGCTATTTATTCATTCATCGTTCTTATTGCTTTTGGGCTCGGTTTTAGTGCCTGCGAAGAAAAACCCCAAGAAGTGCCCGTTGGCATTCGTCGCCTCGAAAAAGAAATTTTTGCGGCAAAATCCCCCGCCGATTTATCATTGCTACTCCAGAAAAATCCAATTTTGAGAGATTACTTTGGCCTACCATCGGGCGTAGCTGACTCAATGATTACCAATCAGTTGTACCAAAATATTTCAAATCGCGACTTACAACAGTTTAGCCAAGAACTTCAAACGCAGTTTGCGGACTTGACTTTTTTACAAACCCAGCTCCAACAAGCTTTTGGACAAATCAAGGCTTCTTATCCTGATTTTAAAGCCCCCGAAATCGTCACCACCATCACGGGTTTTATGGGTACTGACCTGTACGTTTCCGACAGCATTATTGTCATTGGGCTGGATTACTTTGGTGGGCCAAAAGCCAAATACCGTCCACAACTTTTTGATTATCAGCTTCGTCGCTACCAAAAAGAATACATCGCCCCAGGGATTTTGTTTTTCATTTCTCAGAAATACAACAAAGTTCCTAACGAGGACAAAACGCTCTTGGCCGACATGATTTGGTACGGTAAAGGGTTTGAGTTTGTCAAACACGTTTCTCCCGAAACACCCGACAGCCTCATCATTGGTTATTCGGGCGAACAACTTACCGATGTCTATGCTTCTCAACAAGACATTTGGGCTTACTTCTTAGACCGTCAGCTTTTGTACCAAACCCGCGACGCCGAAAAAGAACGCTTCATAAGTGAACGCCCCGCTACCCCCGAAATCAGTCAATACTGCCCAGGCGGCATTGCCCGTTGGGTAGGTTGGCGCATTGTGGGAGCATATTTGCACAAAAAATCAAACACCACGCTGGCCGAATTGATGGCAAACACCAACGTTCGGCAGATTTTTGAAGAAGCAAATTACAAAGGACAAAAGGACGAAGAATGA
- a CDS encoding acyltransferase: MKINNRIGVFHISKENKSHAKKLPIIQFIRGVASIMVVVYHFKHVLIANDSFKQVIDLLFSNGAAGVDIFFVLSGFVMVYSNNDLPEMEKSRKAYRFIVKRIIKIIPLYFFLTLLYLFILIINENIIFDLNTAKILIKSLLFLPVASSDPPHFGYPILSVGWSLNFELYFYIIFCLSFFWGKWQYIFMLVYFTCTLLLPVAILNKPFTFDCKITHFDNTYFNFITNPIIWEFVFGMIIGLIFKNRNESELRNKRYFWIGFLFTSLGTWQILSGFWGGHGPINWGIASILFLSTGVFIWGRESVNKYFNFIGNISYSLYLVHIPLLSFMNMILKLTGLDFFATGFSYLFLLVCLSIILAYHCHNLVENKVYQKLVNIFLV, translated from the coding sequence ATGAAGATTAATAATCGAATTGGTGTATTTCATATATCAAAAGAAAATAAATCACACGCAAAAAAGTTGCCAATTATTCAGTTCATACGAGGAGTTGCTTCAATTATGGTAGTTGTTTACCATTTTAAACATGTCCTCATTGCCAATGATTCTTTTAAACAAGTGATTGACTTACTATTTTCAAATGGTGCAGCTGGGGTAGATATTTTTTTTGTTCTCAGTGGATTTGTTATGGTTTACTCAAATAACGATTTGCCTGAAATGGAAAAGTCAAGAAAGGCATACAGGTTTATAGTGAAGCGTATTATTAAAATTATACCTTTGTATTTTTTTTTAACGCTTTTGTATCTATTTATCTTAATAATTAATGAAAATATTATATTTGATTTAAATACTGCAAAAATTTTAATAAAAAGCCTTTTATTTCTTCCAGTAGCTTCTAGCGATCCGCCTCATTTTGGCTATCCGATTCTTTCCGTTGGTTGGAGTCTTAATTTTGAACTGTATTTTTATATAATATTTTGCTTGTCTTTTTTTTGGGGAAAATGGCAATACATCTTTATGCTAGTATATTTTACTTGTACTCTTCTGTTACCTGTAGCCATATTAAATAAACCTTTTACATTTGATTGTAAAATCACCCATTTTGATAACACGTACTTTAATTTTATAACAAACCCAATTATTTGGGAATTTGTTTTCGGTATGATTATAGGTCTAATATTTAAGAATAGAAATGAGTCTGAATTGAGGAATAAACGTTATTTTTGGATAGGTTTTTTATTTACATCATTAGGTACTTGGCAAATTCTTTCAGGTTTTTGGGGAGGGCATGGTCCAATAAATTGGGGGATAGCGTCGATATTATTTCTTTCAACAGGAGTTTTTATTTGGGGTAGAGAAAGTGTAAATAAGTATTTTAATTTTATTGGAAATATCTCTTACTCACTCTATTTAGTACATATTCCACTATTAAGTTTTATGAATATGATTCTAAAATTGACAGGGTTGGATTTTTTTGCAACAGGGTTTTCATATTTGTTTTTATTAGTATGCCTATCGATAATTTTAGCATACCATTGTCACAATTTGGTTGAGAATAAAGTTTATCAAAAACTCGTAAATATTTTTTTAGTTTAA
- a CDS encoding alpha/beta hydrolase, producing MRQSKIYIYYFICFLISSVHSLTYSQNCSPCPQVSIRIIKGASVIVNPTPNFNCISTRFSDINIYDDAQLEKKAGIYTTAPNFQSTPINLAFQFIAPSNDTLAKRPFVLMIHEGAYLFGDLGAEMGKATLMAQKGYAAAAINYRIGFENASETNPCGGTSSALIKALYRSVQDTYAAIAFFVNNSSSFGIDTQNIFLAGSSAGSMTITALNYMDENNFEILYPGITQELGPLKPANLGNFKIKGLLSHLGYAITDLNLINANNLKPTLVFQGANDTILPYTSGPVLNCGNYFTTHGSYPVISRLKQLNAPFEWIVQPNSGHNTTYTNEYITDRYALFIKRLFCNDLRQISIIQQNQIENIKL from the coding sequence ATGAGACAAAGTAAAATATACATCTATTATTTTATATGTTTTCTGATTAGTTCAGTACATTCATTAACCTATTCACAAAACTGTAGCCCATGCCCTCAAGTATCCATTAGAATTATAAAGGGTGCTTCTGTAATTGTAAACCCTACACCCAATTTCAACTGTATAAGTACTCGTTTCAGCGACATTAATATTTATGATGATGCCCAATTAGAAAAAAAGGCTGGGATATACACTACAGCCCCAAACTTTCAATCAACGCCTATTAACTTGGCCTTTCAATTCATCGCCCCATCAAATGATACCTTAGCTAAAAGACCTTTTGTACTTATGATTCATGAAGGCGCATATCTATTTGGTGATCTTGGAGCGGAAATGGGGAAAGCAACTTTAATGGCTCAAAAAGGATATGCCGCAGCCGCTATCAATTATAGAATTGGTTTCGAAAATGCTTCTGAAACAAATCCTTGTGGAGGCACTTCCTCTGCACTCATCAAAGCACTATATCGTTCTGTTCAGGACACCTATGCTGCAATTGCATTTTTTGTGAACAATAGCAGTAGTTTTGGAATTGATACTCAGAATATTTTCCTTGCTGGTAGCAGCGCTGGATCTATGACCATTACAGCGTTAAACTATATGGATGAAAACAACTTCGAAATACTATACCCTGGAATTACTCAAGAGTTAGGCCCTTTAAAACCAGCCAATCTTGGAAACTTTAAAATCAAAGGGTTATTGAGTCACCTAGGATATGCAATTACAGATTTGAACTTAATCAATGCTAATAACCTCAAACCTACACTAGTATTTCAGGGGGCTAATGATACTATTCTTCCCTATACTTCAGGCCCTGTCCTCAACTGCGGCAATTACTTTACTACACATGGCTCATATCCAGTAATTAGTCGATTGAAACAGCTTAACGCTCCATTTGAATGGATTGTACAACCTAATTCAGGTCACAATACAACCTATACTAATGAATATATTACAGATAGATATGCCCTTTTTATCAAACGATTGTTCTGTAATGACTTACGACAAATCTCAATTATTCAGCAAAACCAAATCGAAAATATTAAACTCTAA